A single window of Granulicella cerasi DNA harbors:
- a CDS encoding GreA/GreB family elongation factor: protein MQDILKSLTEQIRVLEYELTTELPAEIKKAVALGDLSENAEYHMAKQRQEFVNARLGQLKKRMGELALVNLDNLPTDKVGFGSTVVVYEEAKDQEITYKLVMSEEADVAKGLISTTSPIGRALLGKEVGDEVTIVIPTGKRIMEIKKLYTIHETVPEDLAL from the coding sequence ATGCAAGACATTCTGAAGTCCCTGACCGAGCAGATTCGAGTGCTCGAATACGAGCTCACTACCGAGCTGCCCGCCGAGATCAAGAAGGCCGTAGCGCTCGGCGATCTGAGCGAAAACGCCGAGTACCACATGGCCAAGCAGCGCCAGGAGTTCGTGAACGCGCGCCTCGGCCAGCTGAAGAAGCGCATGGGCGAGCTCGCGCTGGTGAACCTCGACAACCTGCCCACCGACAAGGTCGGCTTCGGCTCGACCGTCGTGGTCTACGAGGAAGCCAAGGACCAGGAGATCACCTACAAGCTCGTGATGAGCGAAGAGGCGGACGTGGCCAAGGGCCTCATCTCGACGACCTCGCCGATCGGCCGCGCGCTGCTGGGCAAGGAAGTCGGCGACGAAGTCACCATCGTCATTCCCACCGGCAAGCGCATCATGGAAATCAAAAAGCTCTACACGATCCACGAGACCGTGCCGGAAGACCTCGCGCTATAG
- a CDS encoding DsbA family protein — protein MLNTLRLPVLLLALSALRFGCHAQTPAPAAPAQPAVMSTGKPLSPDTAWRVENLIRRKANELPPMATVTLSGLQPSNVSGFSKLYATLSSEGNVSRPIEFLLSDDGNTLEQVTTFDISASPRTGIPYTHRPSRGGAENAPVIIVGFDDLECPYCARLHASIFPAITNRYGNKIHVVYHDYPLEIHPWAMRAAVDVNCLAPQSDTAYWSAVDRVHAEASTIGMDPKDAKAERTMARASDQLDAITREEGHKAKLDANKIDDCIHKQDQTNINDEVHLAQSLSLGSTPVLFINGNKVEGALPIEYIFSVIDKALVAQGVTPPAPYVPPTPPAAAPKS, from the coding sequence GTGCTGAACACCTTGCGCCTCCCCGTCCTTTTGCTGGCCCTTTCGGCTCTCCGCTTCGGCTGCCATGCGCAGACACCCGCACCGGCAGCTCCCGCGCAGCCTGCGGTGATGTCCACCGGCAAGCCGCTCTCGCCCGACACCGCGTGGCGCGTCGAAAACCTCATTCGCCGCAAGGCTAACGAGCTGCCGCCTATGGCGACCGTCACGCTCAGCGGCTTGCAGCCCTCGAACGTCAGCGGCTTCAGCAAGCTCTACGCGACGCTCTCCAGCGAAGGCAACGTGTCGCGGCCCATCGAGTTCCTGCTCTCTGACGACGGCAACACGCTCGAGCAGGTGACGACCTTCGACATCTCCGCCAGCCCGCGCACCGGTATTCCGTACACGCATCGCCCGTCGCGTGGTGGAGCCGAGAACGCCCCGGTCATCATCGTCGGGTTTGACGATCTCGAGTGCCCCTACTGCGCGCGCCTGCACGCGAGCATCTTCCCGGCAATCACCAACCGCTACGGCAACAAGATCCACGTCGTGTATCACGACTACCCGCTGGAGATTCATCCCTGGGCGATGCGTGCCGCGGTGGATGTGAACTGCCTTGCGCCGCAGTCAGACACGGCTTATTGGAGTGCAGTCGATCGCGTACACGCCGAGGCCTCCACCATCGGCATGGACCCGAAGGACGCGAAGGCTGAACGCACCATGGCTCGCGCCAGTGACCAGCTCGACGCGATCACGCGCGAAGAAGGCCATAAGGCCAAGCTCGACGCGAACAAGATCGACGACTGCATTCACAAGCAGGACCAGACGAACATCAATGACGAAGTGCACCTCGCGCAATCGCTGAGCCTCGGCTCTACGCCGGTGCTTTTCATCAATGGCAACAAGGTGGAAGGCGCGCTGCCGATTGAGTACATCTTCAGCGTGATCGATAAGGCGCTCGTCGCGCAGGGCGTTACTCCACCCGCGCCGTATGTTCCGCCAACGCCTCCAGCCGCAGCGCCGAAGAGCTAG
- a CDS encoding CDP-alcohol phosphatidyltransferase family protein, translated as MTWTSQFGKGSGWLLQKIVNGLAISKISPNTLTFIGLLINIVAAFFFGYARQENYVRMFLYASLVIIGAGLFDMVDGRVARQTNQVSVFGAFFDSVLDRYSDVALFFGLLVFYARGNRYFYVFLVAFVMTTSLMVSYTRARAEALIGSCKVGFMERPERIVLIILGGLFERWDMMPAALWVLAVLSTITVIHRMRYTYLETERRKLAGIA; from the coding sequence ATGACCTGGACAAGCCAATTTGGGAAGGGCAGCGGCTGGCTGCTGCAGAAGATCGTGAACGGCCTCGCGATCTCGAAGATCTCGCCGAACACCCTGACCTTCATCGGCCTGCTCATCAACATCGTGGCCGCGTTCTTCTTCGGCTACGCGCGGCAGGAAAACTACGTCCGCATGTTTCTCTACGCGTCGCTGGTCATCATCGGCGCGGGCCTCTTCGACATGGTCGATGGTCGCGTCGCGCGCCAGACCAATCAGGTGTCGGTCTTCGGCGCCTTCTTTGACTCCGTGCTCGACCGCTACTCCGATGTCGCGCTGTTCTTCGGCCTGCTTGTCTTCTACGCGCGCGGCAACCGCTACTTCTACGTCTTCCTCGTGGCCTTCGTCATGACCACGTCGCTGATGGTGAGCTACACGCGCGCCCGCGCTGAAGCGCTCATCGGCTCCTGCAAGGTCGGCTTCATGGAGCGCCCCGAGCGCATCGTGCTGATCATCCTCGGCGGCCTCTTCGAGCGCTGGGACATGATGCCCGCCGCGCTGTGGGTGCTTGCGGTGCTCTCGACGATCACCGTGATCCACCGCATGCGCTATACGTATCTGGAGACGGAGCGGCGCAAGCTCGCGGGCATCGCGTAG
- a CDS encoding isoaspartyl peptidase/L-asparaginase yields MSVPTHQPILVIHGGAWAMPDDAIGVHENGIRNALAAGWAALERGGTATDAVEAAITVMEDDDTFDAGTGSFLTRDGRVQCDALMMNGSDLRAGGVACVEKLKNPIQAARLVLEKSPHVYFVGLGAERFATQNGMRLVDNMELVVPREQKRLMDFQIAEAAGHPDTTFSGPQDPTAHSHDTVGAVALDQFGNLAAGTSTGGTLSKSPGRVGDSSLIGCGCYADNDSAAVSLTGWGEPIMKLVLGKWATDRVAAGASPEQAAKDAIAYLYDRLGGHGGMILLGPDGRIGLAHNTPRMAWGVATAKGLELGVTCNE; encoded by the coding sequence ATGTCTGTACCGACACACCAACCGATCCTCGTCATTCACGGCGGCGCGTGGGCCATGCCCGACGACGCCATCGGCGTCCATGAAAACGGCATCCGCAACGCGCTTGCAGCGGGTTGGGCTGCGCTTGAGCGTGGCGGCACCGCCACCGACGCCGTCGAGGCCGCCATCACCGTGATGGAAGACGATGACACCTTTGACGCTGGCACCGGCAGCTTCCTCACCCGCGATGGCCGCGTGCAGTGCGACGCGCTGATGATGAACGGCAGCGATCTCCGCGCTGGCGGCGTCGCCTGCGTGGAGAAGCTGAAGAATCCCATCCAGGCCGCGCGTCTCGTGCTGGAGAAGTCGCCGCACGTCTACTTCGTCGGCCTCGGCGCCGAGCGCTTCGCCACGCAGAACGGCATGAGGCTCGTCGACAACATGGAGCTCGTCGTGCCGCGCGAGCAGAAGCGCCTGATGGACTTCCAGATCGCCGAAGCCGCAGGCCATCCGGACACGACCTTCTCCGGCCCGCAGGACCCCACCGCGCACTCGCACGACACCGTCGGCGCCGTCGCGCTCGACCAGTTCGGCAACCTTGCGGCCGGCACCTCCACCGGGGGCACGCTCTCGAAGTCTCCCGGCCGCGTCGGCGACTCCTCGCTGATCGGCTGCGGCTGCTACGCGGACAACGACTCCGCCGCCGTCTCACTCACGGGCTGGGGCGAGCCGATCATGAAGCTCGTGCTGGGCAAGTGGGCCACCGATCGCGTCGCCGCTGGCGCTTCGCCCGAGCAAGCGGCGAAGGACGCCATCGCGTACCTCTACGACCGCCTCGGCGGCCACGGCGGCATGATCCTGCTCGGCCCCGATGGCCGCATCGGCCTCGCGCACAACACGCCGCGCATGGCCTGGGGCGTCGCGACGGCGAAGGGCCTCGAACTCGGCGTCACCTGCAACGAGTAA
- a CDS encoding prolyl oligopeptidase family serine peptidase — protein MKISNLARVLALVAAVSAVGARAQQAPEDKYLWLEDPTGPKAMQWVNAENAKTTAKFEADPRFAKDYADALAILNDPQKLAMPGLKQDVVYNSWNDAQHLRGLLRRTSLADYLTDAPHWQPVLDVDALNKEEHAKWVSRGMNCLYPGNDMCLAMLSNGGEDATSGREFDLKAAKFVPGGFTLPRSKNQVAWQDKDTLLIARDWGAGTVTNSGYPFVVKRWKRGTPLESAVEVFRGAETDQLYSAGYVLHDASGNSAVLFHRGDTFFTSKTFIETPKGLKQLGIPAKASVETMVDGRVLIHTHEDWKTDAGKLIPAGSLVEVPLVEVKRDPEHLKPHVVFAPTAKEFLQTVRDTPHGLIVTTLDNVQGRAYLYTPTTKGWASKRLALPENSAIAIVSTDDQSDHYVLSVTSFLTPTTLYLGDAKTGELKVIKTAPARFDASKDEVEQFFATSKDGTKVPYFVVHPKGMKLDGMNPTLLTAYGGFEVSRTPAYNAVDGKLWLEKGGVYVLANIRGGGEFGPAWHEAGLDVKRQVVYDDFAAVGEDLIRRKITSVPHLGIMGGSNGGLLMGVEMTERSDLWNAVIIEVPLLDMIRISKIAAGASWVGEYGSVDDPKVMQFWLDHSPYHQLKPGVKYPEPFIWTTTKDDRVGPQHARKFAAKMAELGYPYYFYEVIEGGHGSGADAKQTAHTDAMNYVYLKQKLMN, from the coding sequence GTGAAGATCAGCAATCTCGCGCGGGTTTTGGCGTTGGTGGCAGCGGTTTCGGCGGTGGGCGCTCGGGCGCAGCAGGCGCCGGAAGACAAGTATCTCTGGCTCGAAGACCCCACCGGGCCCAAGGCGATGCAGTGGGTGAACGCGGAGAACGCAAAGACCACCGCGAAGTTTGAGGCAGACCCGCGGTTTGCGAAGGACTATGCCGATGCACTGGCGATTCTGAACGATCCGCAGAAGCTCGCCATGCCGGGGCTGAAGCAGGATGTCGTGTACAACTCCTGGAACGATGCGCAGCACCTGCGCGGCCTGTTGCGCCGCACGTCGCTCGCGGATTACCTCACCGATGCGCCGCACTGGCAGCCGGTTCTGGATGTGGACGCGTTGAACAAGGAAGAGCATGCCAAGTGGGTTTCGCGCGGCATGAACTGCCTCTACCCCGGCAACGATATGTGCCTGGCGATGCTCTCGAACGGCGGCGAAGATGCCACCTCGGGCCGCGAGTTCGACTTGAAGGCGGCGAAGTTTGTGCCGGGCGGCTTCACGCTGCCGCGCAGCAAGAATCAGGTCGCCTGGCAGGACAAGGACACGTTGCTTATCGCGCGCGACTGGGGCGCCGGTACGGTGACGAACTCGGGCTATCCGTTTGTGGTGAAGCGCTGGAAGCGTGGCACGCCGCTCGAGTCGGCTGTCGAAGTCTTCCGTGGCGCTGAGACCGATCAGCTCTACTCGGCGGGCTACGTGCTGCATGACGCCTCGGGGAACTCTGCGGTGCTCTTCCATCGCGGCGATACGTTCTTCACTTCGAAGACCTTCATCGAAACGCCGAAGGGGCTGAAGCAGCTTGGCATTCCGGCGAAGGCATCGGTCGAGACGATGGTCGATGGCCGCGTGCTGATCCATACGCACGAAGACTGGAAGACGGATGCGGGCAAGCTGATCCCGGCGGGCTCGCTGGTGGAAGTGCCGCTGGTTGAGGTCAAGCGTGATCCTGAGCATCTGAAGCCGCACGTAGTCTTTGCGCCGACGGCCAAGGAGTTCCTGCAGACGGTGCGCGACACCCCGCATGGCTTGATCGTCACGACACTCGACAACGTGCAGGGCCGCGCGTATCTGTACACGCCGACGACAAAGGGCTGGGCCTCGAAGCGTCTCGCACTGCCGGAGAACTCCGCGATTGCGATCGTCTCGACCGACGATCAGAGTGACCACTATGTGCTCAGCGTGACGAGCTTCCTCACTCCGACGACGCTGTACCTTGGCGATGCGAAGACGGGTGAGCTGAAGGTGATCAAGACCGCGCCAGCGCGCTTCGATGCGAGCAAGGATGAGGTCGAGCAGTTCTTCGCGACGTCGAAGGATGGCACGAAGGTGCCGTACTTTGTGGTGCATCCGAAGGGCATGAAGCTCGACGGCATGAACCCGACGTTGCTCACGGCATATGGTGGCTTCGAGGTTTCGCGCACCCCCGCTTACAACGCGGTGGACGGCAAGCTGTGGTTGGAGAAGGGCGGGGTCTACGTGCTCGCGAACATTCGCGGCGGTGGCGAATTTGGCCCGGCGTGGCATGAGGCTGGACTGGACGTGAAGCGTCAGGTGGTCTATGACGACTTCGCGGCGGTGGGCGAAGACCTCATCCGCCGCAAGATCACGTCTGTGCCGCACCTCGGCATCATGGGCGGCTCCAACGGCGGCCTGCTGATGGGCGTGGAGATGACGGAGCGTTCTGATCTTTGGAACGCTGTGATCATCGAAGTGCCGCTGCTCGACATGATCCGCATCTCGAAGATCGCGGCGGGTGCAAGCTGGGTCGGCGAGTACGGCTCGGTGGATGACCCCAAGGTGATGCAGTTCTGGCTCGACCACTCGCCGTACCACCAGTTGAAGCCGGGCGTGAAGTACCCCGAGCCCTTCATCTGGACGACGACGAAGGACGACCGCGTCGGCCCGCAGCATGCGCGCAAGTTTGCGGCGAAGATGGCCGAGCTTGGCTATCCGTATTACTTCTATGAAGTGATCGAAGGCGGCCACGGCTCCGGCGCAGACGCCAAACAGACCGCGCACACCGATGCGATGAACTACGTCTATCTGAAGCAAAAGCTGATGAACTAG
- a CDS encoding M20 family metallopeptidase produces MAIAVAAVQAEIEAQAARLKARTRALVEVESPSEDKPAVDRAGTLFLEWAAELGAKVKRHKQRGYGDVLELRFGRAKKGVKPVLLLGHLDTVWSHGTLAKMPWREEEGKWKGPGVVDMKIGVMMALEAVAAVQKLGVTRPITLLLVSEEEIGSPVSRPITEKIALESSAVFVMEPAQGLAYKTARKGVAHFELRVEGVASHAGVDFERGASAVLEMARLIEKVSAFTDLSKGRTVNVGVVHGGTRSNVIAAECVAEVDVRSVTMRDAAAVEKLFARLKPTDKRCKLTVSGGFNRPPMERGKGTVALFRKAQAIAKQMGFALDEAATGGGSDGNFTAALGVPTLDGMGAVGGGAHAAHEHVVAAHVIERTVLLAAMIAAVE; encoded by the coding sequence ATGGCGATTGCAGTAGCAGCGGTTCAGGCAGAGATTGAAGCACAGGCAGCACGGTTGAAGGCGCGGACACGCGCGTTGGTGGAGGTCGAGTCTCCCAGCGAAGACAAGCCCGCAGTAGACCGCGCAGGCACGCTGTTTCTGGAGTGGGCTGCGGAGCTGGGTGCGAAGGTGAAGCGCCACAAGCAGCGCGGCTACGGCGACGTGCTGGAGCTGCGATTCGGCCGCGCGAAGAAGGGTGTGAAGCCCGTACTTCTGCTCGGTCATCTCGACACCGTGTGGTCGCACGGCACCCTGGCGAAGATGCCGTGGCGCGAAGAAGAGGGCAAGTGGAAAGGCCCCGGCGTCGTGGACATGAAGATCGGCGTGATGATGGCGCTGGAGGCCGTCGCCGCCGTGCAGAAGCTCGGCGTGACGCGGCCGATCACACTGCTCCTGGTGAGCGAAGAGGAGATTGGCAGCCCCGTCTCGCGGCCGATCACCGAGAAGATTGCACTGGAGTCGAGCGCGGTCTTTGTGATGGAACCCGCGCAGGGACTCGCGTACAAGACGGCGCGCAAAGGCGTAGCTCACTTTGAATTGCGCGTGGAAGGCGTGGCCTCGCACGCGGGCGTGGACTTCGAGCGCGGCGCGTCAGCGGTGCTGGAGATGGCGCGGTTGATCGAGAAGGTCTCGGCATTTACAGACCTGAGCAAAGGGCGCACGGTGAACGTGGGCGTAGTGCATGGCGGCACGCGCTCTAACGTGATCGCGGCAGAGTGTGTCGCTGAAGTCGATGTGCGTTCGGTGACGATGCGCGATGCGGCGGCGGTGGAGAAGCTCTTTGCCAGGCTGAAGCCGACGGACAAGCGTTGCAAGCTGACGGTATCGGGCGGCTTCAACCGCCCGCCGATGGAGCGCGGCAAGGGCACGGTCGCTTTGTTCCGCAAAGCACAGGCGATCGCGAAGCAGATGGGTTTTGCGTTGGATGAAGCCGCAACGGGCGGTGGCTCCGACGGCAACTTCACCGCCGCGCTTGGCGTGCCTACGCTCGACGGCATGGGCGCCGTGGGCGGCGGCGCACACGCAGCGCATGAGCATGTGGTGGCTGCGCATGTGATCGAGCGCACGGTGCTGCTCGCCGCGATGATTGCTGCGGTGGAGTAG
- a CDS encoding endonuclease III domain-containing protein, with protein MSTTTELFTSPEDVATFRRPLTPEQADKLPHIHRLLLGYYGEPKPRELRDPLSQLIYSLLAARTKTPTSNQVMRELERSFPGAGPGHWEPVRDASVSDIERAIAIVTFPDQKAPRLKDLLLQITARTGALSLDFLARYRTDKIRAWLEQFEGIGPQVSAAVVNFSTLRRRALVIDANHLRVIQRLCVVPRADAATTEERLMRFVPETWDAEMLDEDHSLVKLHAQTLCTFDSPKCEPCPLLKICPTGQRNTNELKLEP; from the coding sequence ATGAGCACAACCACCGAGCTTTTCACCAGTCCCGAAGATGTTGCCACCTTTCGCCGCCCGCTCACGCCTGAGCAGGCCGACAAGCTGCCGCACATTCACCGGCTGCTGCTCGGCTACTACGGCGAACCCAAGCCTCGTGAACTGCGCGATCCGCTCTCGCAACTGATCTACTCTTTGCTGGCCGCTCGCACCAAAACACCGACCTCCAATCAGGTGATGCGCGAGCTCGAACGCAGCTTTCCCGGAGCAGGCCCCGGCCACTGGGAGCCGGTGCGCGATGCCAGCGTCAGCGACATCGAACGCGCCATCGCAATCGTCACCTTTCCCGACCAGAAAGCACCGCGCCTGAAAGACCTGCTGCTGCAGATCACTGCACGCACAGGCGCACTCTCGCTCGACTTCCTCGCGCGCTACCGCACGGACAAGATCCGCGCATGGCTCGAACAGTTTGAAGGCATCGGGCCGCAGGTCTCTGCGGCGGTCGTGAATTTCTCCACACTACGCCGACGCGCGCTGGTCATCGACGCGAACCATCTTCGCGTCATCCAGCGCCTCTGTGTCGTTCCGCGCGCCGACGCCGCGACCACCGAGGAGCGCCTCATGCGCTTCGTTCCCGAGACCTGGGACGCCGAGATGCTCGACGAAGACCACTCCCTCGTGAAGCTTCACGCGCAGACTCTCTGCACCTTCGACAGCCCCAAGTGCGAGCCCTGCCCGTTGCTCAAGATATGCCCTACAGGCCAGCGCAACACCAACGAGTTGAAGCTGGAGCCCTGA
- a CDS encoding Maf family protein: MKLILASQSPRRRELLTLAGFTFTVLPANIDETRRAGEAPDAYVQRLALEKARAIAKLHPEATVLGADTTVVLDGEALEKPLDLNDARRMLLALSNRAHEVHTGIAVVSPTETHTHIETTRVVFSAIHQAELETYVASGDPLDKAGAYGIQGYASRWIPRIEGDYFNVVGLPVAATVKLLTRTSLLEFE, from the coding sequence GTGAAGCTGATTCTGGCTTCGCAATCACCGCGCCGTCGCGAACTTCTCACGCTCGCGGGCTTCACCTTCACGGTGTTGCCCGCGAACATCGATGAAACGCGGCGCGCGGGCGAGGCTCCCGATGCGTACGTGCAGCGCCTCGCGCTGGAGAAGGCGCGGGCGATTGCGAAGCTGCATCCTGAGGCCACGGTGCTCGGCGCCGACACCACAGTCGTGCTCGACGGCGAGGCGCTCGAAAAGCCACTCGATCTCAACGACGCGCGCCGCATGTTGCTTGCGCTGAGCAATCGCGCGCACGAAGTGCACACCGGCATCGCGGTCGTATCCCCCACCGAGACACACACGCACATCGAGACCACACGCGTCGTCTTCTCCGCTATCCATCAAGCAGAGTTAGAGACCTACGTCGCCAGCGGTGACCCGCTCGACAAGGCCGGTGCCTACGGCATTCAGGGCTACGCTTCGCGCTGGATTCCACGCATTGAAGGCGACTACTTCAACGTCGTGGGTTTGCCTGTGGCCGCGACCGTGAAACTGCTCACGCGAACCTCACTGCTCGAGTTCGAATAG
- a CDS encoding NYN domain-containing protein gives MLRTSIYVDGFNLYYRALRRTPFRWLNIHELAVNLLSAENQIHKIRYFTARVSGKQDPGNPVRQALYLRALESLPQVEIHYGSFLARRKMRPLADPLPGGPTHVEIEDMEEKGSDVNLATHLLNDAWKDDFDVALLLSQDSDLLEPLRIVREELAKTIGIVSLDGREPGSLKKYASFVRTVTPERLRAAQFPEVLEVGNRGKIIRRPPQWA, from the coding sequence ATGCTCAGAACGTCGATCTATGTTGATGGATTCAACCTCTATTACCGTGCGCTGCGCCGCACGCCTTTTCGCTGGTTGAATATCCATGAACTCGCCGTGAATCTCCTCTCGGCGGAGAATCAAATTCACAAGATTCGCTACTTCACCGCACGCGTGAGTGGTAAGCAGGACCCGGGAAATCCAGTGCGGCAAGCGCTGTATCTGAGAGCCTTGGAGTCTCTTCCGCAGGTTGAGATCCACTATGGATCGTTTCTAGCTCGCAGGAAGATGCGTCCTCTAGCTGATCCATTGCCTGGTGGCCCCACCCACGTTGAGATCGAAGATATGGAGGAGAAAGGTTCCGACGTAAACCTCGCCACTCACCTACTCAACGACGCGTGGAAAGATGATTTCGATGTAGCTCTTCTGCTGAGTCAAGATTCCGATCTCTTGGAGCCTTTGCGAATCGTCAGAGAAGAGTTGGCGAAAACAATTGGTATTGTCAGCCTTGATGGACGCGAACCTGGGTCTCTTAAAAAGTATGCTTCCTTCGTGCGAACAGTAACGCCGGAACGGCTCAGAGCCGCGCAGTTTCCGGAAGTCCTCGAGGTGGGAAATCGAGGCAAGATAATTCGACGTCCTCCGCAATGGGCATAA
- a CDS encoding D-hexose-6-phosphate mutarotase, translating into MASANDLNALYSIPGVLEFTTGPNELVRAEITSPSCSAELYLHGAHLTQWKPTDTAEPVLFLSPLSGFAPGKAIRGGIPVIFPWFGARSEEVTGHSKDGGQHGFARTTEWEVAFAASVGDAVHLVLTFGPSNATRALGFDGFRAALEFRLGEELHVRMTVANEGSEPLVFEEALHTYLQVGDPRQVKLHGLGQTEFLDKFDDFKRKTQDNEVLTLTGATDRPYLNTTASITIEDPAFARKLVVGKGGSRTTVVWNPWSELSGTMADLGPDAWQHFVCVEAANAFEDRITLSPKAAHIMETTISVEPLA; encoded by the coding sequence ATGGCTTCAGCGAACGACCTTAACGCCCTATACAGCATCCCCGGAGTCCTCGAGTTCACCACTGGCCCGAATGAACTCGTCCGTGCCGAGATCACCTCGCCCTCCTGCAGCGCCGAGCTTTATCTGCATGGCGCGCACCTCACGCAGTGGAAGCCGACGGATACCGCCGAGCCTGTGCTCTTTCTTTCGCCGCTCTCCGGCTTTGCGCCCGGCAAGGCGATTCGAGGCGGTATCCCCGTCATCTTCCCGTGGTTCGGGGCGCGCAGCGAAGAGGTCACCGGTCACTCCAAGGATGGCGGCCAGCACGGCTTCGCGCGCACCACGGAGTGGGAGGTTGCTTTCGCGGCATCGGTCGGTGACGCGGTGCATCTCGTGCTGACGTTTGGCCCCAGCAATGCCACACGCGCGCTGGGCTTTGACGGCTTTCGCGCCGCGCTGGAGTTTCGCCTCGGCGAGGAGCTGCATGTGCGTATGACCGTCGCCAACGAAGGCAGCGAGCCGTTGGTCTTCGAAGAGGCGTTGCATACCTACCTGCAGGTAGGCGACCCCAGGCAGGTCAAGCTCCACGGCCTCGGCCAGACCGAGTTCCTCGACAAGTTCGACGACTTCAAGCGTAAGACGCAGGACAACGAAGTGCTCACGTTGACCGGCGCCACCGACCGCCCGTACCTCAACACCACCGCGAGCATCACCATCGAAGATCCTGCGTTCGCGCGCAAGCTCGTCGTCGGCAAGGGCGGTTCGCGCACGACCGTGGTGTGGAATCCGTGGAGCGAGCTTTCGGGCACCATGGCTGATCTCGGCCCCGACGCATGGCAGCACTTCGTCTGCGTCGAAGCCGCGAACGCCTTCGAGGACCGCATTACGCTCTCGCCTAAGGCCGCGCACATCATGGAGACGACGATCAGCGTGGAGCCGCTCGCGTGA
- the ruvX gene encoding Holliday junction resolvase RuvX, producing MERILALDVGDRRIGLAITDELGLTAQPLFTLHRTTLKADLKSVARFIRQRGVTVVVAGLPLNADGTESPQAAKARAFAEEVRAAHPELTHHLLDERLTTREAHELLTQTGHASRFAGHAARLDRKDLIDQVAAVLLLEAFMSQQNGITLLPDPDQA from the coding sequence GTGGAACGCATCCTTGCACTCGACGTCGGCGATCGCCGCATCGGCCTCGCCATCACCGACGAACTCGGCCTGACCGCGCAGCCGCTCTTCACGCTGCATCGCACGACGCTGAAAGCTGACCTGAAGTCGGTAGCGCGCTTTATTCGCCAGCGGGGAGTGACGGTCGTGGTCGCAGGGCTGCCGCTCAACGCCGACGGCACCGAAAGCCCGCAGGCCGCCAAGGCCCGCGCCTTCGCCGAAGAAGTACGCGCGGCGCATCCTGAGCTGACGCATCACCTGCTCGACGAGCGCCTTACCACGCGCGAAGCCCACGAATTGCTGACGCAGACCGGGCACGCCAGCCGCTTCGCCGGCCATGCCGCGCGGCTCGACCGCAAAGACCTCATCGACCAGGTCGCCGCCGTGCTGCTGCTCGAGGCCTTCATGAGCCAGCAGAACGGCATAACGCTGCTGCCCGATCCGGACCAGGCTTAG